The nucleotide window GGAAGATCTTTTAGCAAGGTTTGAGCTTTTCATTGAAACTTTCACTCGGGATATTAAAGAAAATATTCCGGAAGAGCGTTTTAATAACTTAAAAAGCGCCGCTGTTTATTTATTAAAAAATCCTGCCAAAAGCTTAAGCGAAATGGGAAAACTGCTCTCTTATATTTATCTGCAATACGATGATTTTACTTGGCTGGATCAAAGACTAAAAGCCTTAGAAAGCTTAACCTACGAGGACTTCATCAATTACTCAAAAAAAGTTCTTGGTAAAAAAAATAAAGCCCGGGCTGCGATCCTATTAAACGGTTTGGTAGAAGATGAATCCTTTTTGCAATACAAAAGAGCCGAATCCCTCGAAGTCGTCAAGAAAGAATTAACTTACGTTCCATAAGGGAATAATAGGGCTTCTTTCAAAAAGAAGCCTAACATTCATCTACTCTCAAAAGCTTGGCTTTTTGTTGGCAAGCTTTTGCTTTTTCCATGTCGCCTATTTTAAAAAAAGCAGCCGCTAGATTTTGCAAGAGTTCTTTTGTCTCCCCTCCCCATCTGATGGCTTCCTCAAAATAGTTTATAGCGTGATTGAAAAAAGCCGCTTCAAAAGCTATGACCCCTAGATTTTGCCATAAATCGCGCTCGCTTTTAGAAACAGGATAAAAGTTTTCACTTACCTCTTCCAAAGCATTTAAAAGCTCTTTTCTGTTTCCTTTATCTAACTCAAGAGCTTTTCTTATAAGGGGAAAAAAAGTGAAAAAAATAGCAGGGTCAAAGCCTCCAAGCTTTAGCAAAAGAAGCAAAAGCTTAAGAGATGTGATTTCAAGGTTTTCCATTTCGCCAATTAAGAGCCAATAGTCTTTTGGCTCAAAATCCGCGATAGTCACATTGAAAGCTTGAATCAGATGAGGGAAATCCTTTTCTTCGCCATTTAGGAGTCCCGTCATGGATAAAAATTTCGGATCGGGAAGCTTGGGAAGAAGGCCAAAACCCCCTCTATTTTTAAGGTAAAGATTTAAAGCATGATAGCTTACAGGAATTGAAAAGGTGCCATGTTTATCAAGCCGGATCCATTTCTCATGCCTCACTTGATCAAGGGTTGCAGCGCCTTGATCGCAAGCTAAGAAAAGAAGCGGCTTTTTGCTTATGTTTTGAAAGCCTTCTAGAACTTCAAATGCTCCTAAAGGCATTAAAAAAGGGACATTATCCAAATGATTAGAGTAATAATCGAGCAGCTCCGAAGCCTTGCCATCTTCTTCTAAAAATTCTTCAAATTTAGATTCCATTTCAAGATCTGATATCCAATCTGAAATAAAATCTCCTTTTTTATTTTCAGGCAGGGTTAATTTTACAAACCCTTTTTCCTTTATTCCTCCTGTTACCCGATAAAGCTCTTGCGGGATCGTATCAAAGAAATAATTAGCAATTAAAATAGCGTTATTTAACTGATCAAGAGTTTGATGAGACTTTCTAAGCTTAATAGGCTCTTTTTGATTATGAAAAAAAAGAGCCGTATCCGCAATTCCGGCATCAAAAAATGGCCTTAAGCGAAAATGATTTTCTAGAAAGAGTAAATTTTCTTCGCTGATATCTGTCATCACATATTTAAAGGATATCCTGTCTTTGAATGGAGCGCTCAATTCTTGAAAAAATTTAAGGAAGAGATAGGCAAATCTGCCTGTGCCGGCACCAAGATCAAAAAAAATGATCTCAATTCGTTCATTTTGTATAAGAAGATCTTCAATATAAGCAGAAGAAAGCCAAGCAAAACTTTTGGCAGTCAGAGGAGAGCTTGTCAGGTAAAAAGGAACGCCTTTCTCTGTCCAGGCTTTAAGAGCAAATTCTTGATAGGCTTTAATCTGTAATTTCCAGAGAAGAGACTTTGAAAAAGGCGTAAACTCTTCAACTATGTGCCTGGACAATTTTATCTCTCAAGTTAGAACCATAAATTTATATTTATCCTTAAGAGGGGGAGATTCGCAAGTACAAACTTAGTTTAGTTTAAGAAGCAGCTGAATCCCGTGAGCTGAAAGAGCAAGAGACACTCCCACTATAAAACTAAGAAAAGTTAGGCCCCATAAATAGTAAGACCTCTTCTTTTCCAAATATAAAAACCATTTATTAATCAGGTTGCTATAAAAATCCTGGCTATCTGTTTCTAAGATGGCTTTATTTTTAAGCTCGTAAGAGAGTTTATGAAATTCTGCAATCCCTTTCTGCATGATTTTTTCTTCCAAGGTTGGCAAGAAGAAAACAGGAGGAATGGAAAGTTCTTTTTTTATTCCATTTAAGACAGCTTTGATTTTCTCTTGAGCGATAGCATCCAAATGCAGAGAATTAAAGAGAACCTCGATGGCTTCTTTGCCAAGCTCATTTTTTTGCATAAGCTCGGCCAGTTTCTTTTGGGTAAATTCTTGTCTAAAAGGGGAAAAAATAAAAATTCTCATGAGGTAATGAATTAAAAAAGCTAACAAAAAACCTAGAATAAGAGCATAATTAAACAAGATTTGTTCCTATAATTGTATTTACTTGCAAATAATAAAGAAATATTTTAAAATGTTCATTTAAATCCTTAAGGAATCAGTATGTTTTTTGAGCTTTCGGAAAACAAAACAAAAAATCTCGAAAAGAAGATCCACGAGCTAACCTTAGAAGTCGAAAGACAAAATGAGGCTATCTCTAAACTTTTTAACGAAATCGGTTGCACCCCAGAGGAACTCCATCTATTCCTAAAAAATCCGGAAAATTTTTCCCCTCAAGAATTTGAAATCCTGAAAGAATTACAAAGGCTAGTCTCGGAAAAATCGGATTTAAGCCTTAGCGCCCTATATTCCCCCTCTCAAAACAAGCAAAGAATGGAGGAGCGAAAAGAAGTCGCCCCCCACTGGATTTTTTGCCGCTAGTAGCTTTTTGCGAAGATCGCATCAATTGTTGCTTCTTTCCCCGTTAAAACACAGGTTCCTTGGGTTCCACTTTGATCAAGGGGGAGGCATCTAATTGAAACTTTAAGCTCATCAAGAATTTTTTCAGATTCCGGATCGCCGCACCATTTTGCCAAAACAAACCCTCCATGAATTTCAGGTTTTTCTTTATCTTTAGGGGTGAAAAATTTCTTAAATTCTTCGAAATTTTTGATGTCTTTTTTGATGTGAGCGTCTCTAAAATTCTTAGCTTCCTTCAAGTACCCTTGCTGAATTTCATCTAAAACTTTAAGGACGGTCTCTTCTAACGCTTCAATAAGCAAGGGCTGCTTTTCTTTCACACCCTTATCCCTTCTTAGCAAAATCGCGCTTTGAGATTCGACATCCCTTGGGCCCACTTCAATTCGGATGGGGATTCCTTTCTTTATCCATTCCCAACTCTTTTCACCGCCCCTTTTATCCCGCTTGTCCACTATAACGCTGAGCTTATTTCCATGGTATTCCAAGTTTTTTAGTCTTGATGCAATTTTTTCAGCGTAGGTATACACCTCAGCTTCTAGCTCAGGTTTTGGAACAATCGGTAAAATAACGATTTGTTTTGGCGCAATCCTTGGGGGGATTCTTAAGCCGTCATCGTCTCCGTGAGCCATGATAAGAGCCCCGATCATCCGGGTCGTGGTTCCCCAAGACGTGGTGTAGCCATATTCCAGCTCGCCTTCCTTGTTCGTAAATTTAATATCCGAGGCCTTTGAGAAGTTTTGTCCTAGATAGTGCGAGGTTCCGGCTTGAATCGCTTTTCGATCTTGCATCATCGCTTCAAGGCAATACGTATCCACAGCGCCAGGAAACTTTTCGCTTTCGGTCTTTCTTCCGATAATCACAGGCAGGGCTAAAACCTCTTC belongs to Criblamydia sequanensis CRIB-18 and includes:
- a CDS encoding tetratricopeptide repeat protein encodes the protein MSRHIVEEFTPFSKSLLWKLQIKAYQEFALKAWTEKGVPFYLTSSPLTAKSFAWLSSAYIEDLLIQNERIEIIFFDLGAGTGRFAYLFLKFFQELSAPFKDRISFKYVMTDISEENLLFLENHFRLRPFFDAGIADTALFFHNQKEPIKLRKSHQTLDQLNNAILIANYFFDTIPQELYRVTGGIKEKGFVKLTLPENKKGDFISDWISDLEMESKFEEFLEEDGKASELLDYYSNHLDNVPFLMPLGAFEVLEGFQNISKKPLLFLACDQGAATLDQVRHEKWIRLDKHGTFSIPVSYHALNLYLKNRGGFGLLPKLPDPKFLSMTGLLNGEEKDFPHLIQAFNVTIADFEPKDYWLLIGEMENLEITSLKLLLLLLKLGGFDPAIFFTFFPLIRKALELDKGNRKELLNALEEVSENFYPVSKSERDLWQNLGVIAFEAAFFNHAINYFEEAIRWGGETKELLQNLAAAFFKIGDMEKAKACQQKAKLLRVDEC
- the proS gene encoding proline--tRNA ligase — its product is MSKNEGRSAISPKRSEDYPEWYQQVIKEADLAENSSVRGCMVIKPWGYGIWENMKQELDDRIKSLGHENAYFPLFIPLSLLQKEADHVEGFAKECAVVTHHRLELKDGKLVPSGELEEPLIIRPTSETIIGESFSKWIESWRDLPLLINQWANVVRWEMRPRLFLRTAEFLWQEGHTVHASEGDAIEETLLMLETYRSFMEEVLALPVIIGRKTESEKFPGAVDTYCLEAMMQDRKAIQAGTSHYLGQNFSKASDIKFTNKEGELEYGYTTSWGTTTRMIGALIMAHGDDDGLRIPPRIAPKQIVILPIVPKPELEAEVYTYAEKIASRLKNLEYHGNKLSVIVDKRDKRGGEKSWEWIKKGIPIRIEVGPRDVESQSAILLRRDKGVKEKQPLLIEALEETVLKVLDEIQQGYLKEAKNFRDAHIKKDIKNFEEFKKFFTPKDKEKPEIHGGFVLAKWCGDPESEKILDELKVSIRCLPLDQSGTQGTCVLTGKEATIDAIFAKSY